A stretch of Parvimonas micra DNA encodes these proteins:
- a CDS encoding PadR family transcriptional regulator yields the protein MDTQFKKGLLDLCVLSFLMDKDMYGYEIVQNISKSIEVSEGTIYPILRRLSKEGFFETYIVESNEGPARKYYRITVSGMEHYKNQVESWEKLKTGMDSILKRGEKDE from the coding sequence ATGGATACTCAATTTAAAAAGGGTCTGTTGGATCTCTGTGTTTTAAGCTTTCTAATGGATAAAGATATGTATGGATATGAAATTGTTCAAAACATTTCAAAATCCATTGAAGTAAGCGAGGGCACCATATATCCAATTCTCAGGCGACTAAGTAAAGAGGGTTTTTTTGAAACTTATATAGTTGAGTCAAACGAAGGCCCTGCGCGAAAATACTATAGAATTACTGTTTCTGGAATGGAACATTATAAAAATCAAGTAGAATCATGGGAAAAACTAAAAACTGGTATGGACAGTATTTTGAAAAGAGGTGAAAAAGATGAATAA
- a CDS encoding M3 family oligoendopeptidase: MDQQYSLVEIYPSYESAEFQNDFKKIDTLLTDLGKLNLEDNLESVKAVINILEEVNTTIYRVFSFIELNQAINTTDEKTTYYSNNLNAKLSNYAKTFTKVDKFLGSITVDITKDEYLKNYEFFFKNKKDALKHVLPEDIEEVIAKMKLSSSNAWEFMFNFLTSKASIEFRGEEKTLSEIRNLAYSPDANTRKEAFYSELKLYDSIKDSIAFSLNNIKQEVNTTSKMRGFETALDESLENARLKRETLTALWSSIDDYLPHFRRYFKHKAKLLGYEGGLKFYDLFASIGESDRTFTVEEAQEFLLKHFATFSDDMVKMVKEAFDKNYIDYFPKKGKVGGAFCSNLPFIKQSRVMMNFDGSLSSVLTLAHELGHAYHGLHVENHLPLNWDYPMPVAETASIFNENLIMSAALNEASDKDKITLMESQISDCAQITVDIYSRFLFEKEVFERKLDHFMMSEELEEIMRNAQEKTYGDGLDPETYHPFMWACKPHYYSAGFSFYNYPYSFGGLFSRGLYAIYKENPNGFVEKYQELLEATTINTCEDVAKVMNIDLTKKDFWLKSLESIKEEIDEFIELTNK; this comes from the coding sequence ATGGATCAACAATATTCTTTAGTTGAAATTTATCCTTCTTATGAAAGTGCTGAATTTCAAAACGATTTCAAAAAAATTGATACTTTGCTTACTGATTTAGGGAAACTTAATTTAGAAGACAATTTAGAAAGTGTTAAGGCAGTTATTAACATACTTGAAGAAGTTAATACTACAATTTACAGAGTTTTTTCATTTATCGAGCTTAACCAAGCTATAAATACAACTGATGAAAAGACAACTTACTACAGCAATAATTTGAATGCAAAACTTTCAAATTATGCAAAAACTTTTACAAAAGTTGATAAATTCTTAGGTTCTATCACTGTTGATATTACTAAAGATGAATATTTAAAGAACTATGAATTCTTCTTTAAGAATAAAAAAGATGCTTTAAAACATGTTTTGCCTGAAGATATTGAAGAAGTTATCGCAAAAATGAAACTTTCAAGCTCAAACGCTTGGGAATTTATGTTTAATTTCTTGACTTCAAAGGCATCTATAGAGTTTAGAGGCGAAGAAAAAACTTTAAGTGAAATTAGAAACTTAGCTTATTCTCCAGATGCAAATACAAGAAAAGAAGCTTTTTACAGTGAATTGAAACTTTACGACAGCATAAAAGATTCAATCGCATTTTCTTTAAATAATATTAAACAAGAAGTTAATACAACTTCAAAGATGAGAGGTTTTGAAACTGCTCTTGATGAGTCTTTAGAAAATGCAAGATTGAAGAGAGAAACTTTGACTGCACTTTGGTCAAGTATTGACGACTACCTACCACATTTTAGAAGATATTTTAAGCATAAAGCTAAGCTTCTAGGATATGAAGGTGGTTTAAAATTCTACGACTTATTTGCAAGTATTGGAGAGAGTGATAGAACTTTCACAGTTGAAGAAGCTCAAGAATTTTTATTGAAACATTTTGCAACTTTTTCAGATGATATGGTAAAAATGGTTAAAGAGGCATTTGATAAAAATTATATTGACTACTTCCCTAAAAAAGGAAAAGTTGGTGGAGCTTTCTGTAGCAATCTTCCATTTATTAAACAATCAAGAGTTATGATGAACTTTGACGGAAGCCTTTCTTCTGTTTTAACTCTTGCTCATGAATTAGGACATGCATATCATGGACTTCATGTTGAAAATCATCTACCTTTAAATTGGGATTATCCAATGCCAGTTGCTGAAACAGCTTCAATTTTCAATGAAAATTTAATTATGTCTGCAGCATTAAATGAAGCATCAGATAAAGATAAAATTACTTTGATGGAATCTCAAATCTCTGACTGTGCTCAAATCACTGTTGATATCTATTCAAGATTTTTATTTGAAAAAGAAGTTTTTGAAAGAAAACTTGATCACTTTATGATGAGTGAAGAATTAGAAGAAATTATGAGAAATGCTCAAGAAAAAACTTATGGAGATGGATTAGATCCAGAAACTTACCATCCATTTATGTGGGCTTGTAAACCACATTACTATTCAGCAGGTTTCTCATTCTATAACTACCCTTACTCATTTGGCGGACTTTTCTCAAGAGGCCTTTATGCAATTTACAAAGAAAATCCTAATGGCTTTGTAGAAAAATATCAAGAACTTTTAGAAGCAACTACAATCAATACTTGTGAAGATGTTGCTAAAGTTATGAATATTGATTTAACTAAGAAAGATTTCTGGTTAAAATCTCTTGAAAGCATAAAAGAAGAAATTGATGAATTTATAGAATTGACAAATAAATAG
- a CDS encoding DUF1700 domain-containing protein gives MNKADYLDVLKDYLLQYYSEEESLDILRDYEEYFLNAKLDGKNEQEIILELGSPKIIVQELRAEDRNISKKEGFFTNLTRKFDNWFEKGLSEKSSRGEIEIMENKCDKFVEKYGIFAFMFLAIFSVIELVLGFRFLVALTEMLGIYIISMSFLVRTNKGIQTKAGKFLTLVNILIMLFYFALAFAGSSNILDMGFSLALIMAILNLVLIFILSKGMFFLIIISLLFAIVLIILGGIWFFFVGITLFGVGLAIFLTPYTLSALSALSLNIFWIVFPIMLAIGLFIAMSILIKYYSLAIYRLVLKYNDWIKIKFMYSRVYGQKTKEDEYER, from the coding sequence ATGAATAAGGCTGATTACTTAGATGTATTAAAGGATTATCTTTTGCAATATTACTCAGAAGAGGAAAGTTTAGATATTTTAAGAGACTATGAAGAGTATTTTTTAAATGCTAAATTAGATGGAAAAAATGAGCAAGAGATAATTTTGGAGCTTGGCTCTCCTAAAATAATAGTTCAAGAACTTAGAGCTGAAGATAGAAATATTTCAAAAAAAGAAGGATTTTTTACAAACTTAACTAGAAAATTCGATAATTGGTTTGAAAAAGGTCTTTCAGAAAAGAGCTCAAGAGGAGAAATCGAAATAATGGAGAATAAATGTGATAAATTCGTAGAAAAATATGGAATTTTTGCATTTATGTTCCTAGCTATTTTTTCAGTAATAGAGCTAGTTCTAGGATTTAGATTTTTAGTTGCTCTTACAGAAATGCTAGGAATATATATCATCTCAATGTCATTCTTGGTTAGAACAAATAAAGGTATTCAAACGAAGGCAGGGAAGTTTCTAACATTAGTAAATATTTTAATTATGCTATTCTACTTTGCCTTAGCTTTTGCAGGAAGTAGTAACATTTTGGATATGGGATTTAGTTTAGCTTTAATTATGGCTATTCTAAACCTTGTTTTGATTTTCATCTTATCAAAAGGAATGTTTTTCCTTATAATAATTTCACTACTCTTTGCAATAGTCCTAATAATTCTAGGTGGAATATGGTTTTTCTTTGTAGGGATAACTTTGTTTGGAGTAGGACTTGCAATTTTCTTAACTCCATACACTCTTTCTGCATTATCAGCACTTTCACTCAACATCTTTTGGATAGTATTTCCGATAATGCTTGCGATAGGACTTTTCATAGCTATGAGTATCTTGATAAAATATTATTCTCTAGCTATATATAGATTAGTTTTAAAATATAATGACTGGATTAAAATAAAATTTATGTACTCAAGAGTTTATGGACAAAAAACAAAGGAGGACGAATATGAAAGGTAA
- a CDS encoding Spx/MgsR family RNA polymerase-binding regulatory protein — MKLFFEYPNCTTCKRAKKFLKENGIDFKEISLKEETPTKAQIKAVQGSMGLKRLFNTSGKTYRDLKLKENFDDLSVDEAIKLLVKDGSLIKRPVLIDEENKIFLIGFKENDWNVLLKK; from the coding sequence GTGAAACTTTTTTTCGAATATCCAAATTGCACAACTTGTAAAAGAGCAAAAAAATTCTTAAAGGAAAATGGAATTGATTTTAAGGAAATAAGCCTTAAAGAAGAAACTCCTACTAAGGCTCAAATAAAGGCTGTTCAAGGTAGTATGGGATTAAAGAGACTTTTCAATACGAGTGGTAAAACTTATAGAGATTTAAAATTAAAAGAAAATTTTGATGATCTTTCAGTTGATGAAGCCATTAAATTATTGGTAAAAGATGGTTCTCTTATTAAAAGACCTGTTTTAATTGATGAAGAAAATAAAATTTTCCTTATCGGTTTTAAAGAAAACGACTGGAATGTTTTACTTAAAAAATAA